A DNA window from Vigna angularis cultivar LongXiaoDou No.4 chromosome 1, ASM1680809v1, whole genome shotgun sequence contains the following coding sequences:
- the LOC108335924 gene encoding probable serine/threonine-protein kinase PIX13, protein MGLCFSGVPSLHSSSLNRPHYPGSSDIHGSNVEFSGTTTTTTVRKSRFSVREGIDSECSPLPFPGGQILKWPELKVFSFEELKSATGYFKSDRLVGGFGRVYKGWLDENTLTPAKPCFGVEVAIKMFNPESSQGFSEWQSEINVLGRLSHPNVARLLGYCWDEDQFLLVYEFMPKGSFERHLFERNHEPLSWNTRLKIVIGAARGLAFLHANENKAIFRNFNTSNVLLDGNYNAKIADFGLAKGLPGEQSLEKTLGIYGNAAPEYMATGKLYTKSDVYGFGVVLLEILTGMRAFDRRRPSGQKDLVEWSKPCLSSKKKLKTIMDGKIEGQYSPKAALQAAKLALKCLKVDPNRRPSMKEVLERLEAIEDVHGRYPTYIRNFFS, encoded by the exons ATGGGTCTCTGCTTCTCCGGTGTTCCATCACTTCATTCCTCTTCACTCAACCGCCCTCACTATCCAG GTTCATCAGACATTCACGGCAGCAACGTCGAGTTCTCCGGAACCACCACAACCACCACGGTCAGAAAGAGTAGGTTTTCCGTGAGAGAAGGCATAGACAGCGAATGCTCTCCTCTTCCTTTTCCCGGTGGCCAAATTCTGAAATGGCCTGAGTTGAAGGTGTTCAGTTTTGAGGAGCTGAAATCTGCCACAGGGTATTTTAAATCCGACAGATTGGTTGGTGGGTTTGGCAGAGTTTACAAGGGATGGTTGGATGAGAACACCCTCACCCCCGCCAAACCATGCTTTGGAGTTGAAGTTGCCATCAAAATGTTCAACCCGGAAAGTTCTCAAGGGTTTTCAGAGTGGCAG TCTGAGATAAACGTTTTAGGAAGGCTTTCTCACCCCAACGTGGCCAGGTTATTGGGGTACTGTTGGGACGAAGATCAGTTTCTTCTTGTGTATGAGTTCATGCCAAAGGGAAGCTTCGAGCGTCATCTCTTCGAAA GAAATCATGAACCACTTTCGTGGAACACCCGGCTTAAAATAGTTATCGGTGCAGCTCGGGGATTAGCTTTCTTGCATGCCAACGAAAATAAGGCCATATTCAGAAATTTCAACACCTCAAATGTACTGCTCGACGGG AATTACAATGCAAAAATAGCAGACTTTGGGTTGGCTAAAGGGCTTCCTGGGGAACAATCACTTGAAAAAACCCTGGGCATCTATGGTAATGCTGCACCAGAATATATGGCTACAG GGAAGTTGTATACGAAGAGTGATGTGTATGGATTTGGTGTGGTGCTTCTTGAAATACTGACAGGCATGAGAGCATTTGACAGAAGAAGGCCATCAGGGCAGAAGGATCTGGTTGAATGGAGCAAGCCCTGTCTCTCTTccaaaaaaaagttgaaaacaaTTATGGATGGTAAGATAGAGGGTCAATATTCACCCAAAGCTGCATTACAAGCAGCAAAACTTGCTCTAAAATGCCTAAAGGTTGATCCTAATCGACGTCCTTCAATGAAAGAAGTTCTTGAGAGATTGGAAGCCATTGAAGATGTCCATGGAAGATACCCAACTTATAttcgtaattttttttcttaa
- the LOC108335643 gene encoding protein PIN-LIKES 3, which yields MGFLQLLSVASFPVIKVLLVTGVGLFLALDNVSLLGEDARKKVNQLVFYVFNPALVAINLARTITLESVVQLWFMPFNILFTFVAGSALGWILIKITRPPQHLEGLILGCCSAGNLGNLPIIIIPAMCKESGSPFGDSDVCYQYGMAYASLSMAIGAVYIWSYVYNIMRISVNRIQKEDASSNDIGILKASGDASESHSHHFSQTLNPTKDAIDDAYALLLPETESEEKFSISSKVKNSVRVISSNLNLQAVFAPSTIGTIIGFAIGIISPLRHLLIGRDALLNVVEESTSMLGEAAIPTLTLIMGANLLKGLKGSSAPLWTVVGIVAVKYIFLPILGVAVVKAAIRLSLVPSDPLYQFVLLLQHALPPAMNLGTIVQLFGAGESECSVILLWTYALASIAVTLWSTFFMWLVS from the exons ATGGGGTTTCTTCAGCTACTTTCGGTAGCTTCTTTCCCGGTTATCAAAGTGTTACTGGTTACTGGAGTTGGCTTGTTTCTTGCACTGGATAACGTATCATTATTGGGAGAAGATGCAAGGAAGAAAGTGAATCAG cttgtgttttatgtgtttaatCCTGCACTGGTGGCTATCAATCTGGCCAGAACGATTACCTTGGAGAGTGTTGTTCAGTT GTGGTTCATGCCGTTCAATATTCTTTTCACATTCGTAGCAGGCTCGGCCTTAGGATGGATTTTGATTAAGATTACAAGGCCTCCCCAACACCTGGAAGGTCTCATCCTGGGTTGCTGTTCTGCTG GAAATTTGGGGAACTTGCCTATTATCATTATTCCTGCTATGTGTAAAGAGAGTGGGAGTCCTTTTGGAGACTCTGATGTTTGCTATCAGTATGGGATGGCTTATGCTTCACTTTCCATGGCG ATTGGAGCAGTTTATATATGGTCATATGTTTACAACATAATGAGGATTTCCGTAAATAGAATCCAAAAAGAAGACGCTTCAAGTAATGACATCGGCATATTGAAGGCTTCAGGGGATGCATCAGAGTCACATTCACATCATTTTTCACAAACACTTAATCCTACAAAAGATGCTATAGATGATGCATATGCCTTACTGCTTCCTGAAACAGAATCAGAGGAGAAA TTTTCAATCTCAAGTAAAGTTAAGAACTCCGTGAGGGTGATTTCAAGCAACTTAAATTTGCAAGCTGTGTTTGCGCCATCAACCATTGGAACT ATTATTGGATTTGCGATTGGTATAATCTCCCCATTACGTCATTTACTTATAGGTAGGGATGCTCTGCTTAATGTGGTAGAAGAATCCACTTCCATGTTGGG TGAGGCAGCCATCCCTACCCTGACTCTTATAATGGGTGCAAACCTACTTAAAG GTTTGAAAGGATCAAGCGCTCCATTGTGGACAGTTGTGGGAATTGTAgcagtaaaatatattttcctgCCAATTTTGGGTGTGGCAGTGGTGAAAGCAGCTATACGTTTGAGTTTGGTGCCATCAGATCCTTTATATCAATTTGTGCTTCTGCTTCAACATGCACTTCCCCCAGCCATGAACTTAG GGACAATAGTTCAGTTGTTTGGAGCTGGAGAAAGTGAGTGTTCTGTTATCCTGCTATGGACATATGCTTTGGCGTCAATTGCTGTTACTCTTTGGTCAACTTTCTTCATGTGGCTAGTGTCTTGA